A section of the Acropora muricata isolate sample 2 chromosome 4, ASM3666990v1, whole genome shotgun sequence genome encodes:
- the LOC136915753 gene encoding uncharacterized protein — protein sequence MSDENSSLIYSLAYTGCFRRFNVASCVRDSSLTLLAIITCFVCVFKLYKLHSHRHSLPNQYIIFYSGIAECLLCGINWFYLATTAVFLVTQFIKVCQFLIIANFHCRLAARMMGIDEKFRRFSNKVYGAVFISLLTITVAGLALMKIEFKECAEPEWLLLSSLEIIIVQVFMAAGIFITRELNSVRMLADDRAAQKRDLWGIIFILELSALTSLVHDIVMKITGPKNHCQGIFLKTKAGYTAVYIAVNIIRWLLPLWSMAAIFDTENNRPTQYDYIPPVFAVNDNSGNFTSEFRPRRDSFHYKHLHDDIGGAGRPLLPPLSSPSKSLSSMGSSYGSTMPQGSRSLSDRYPPIA from the exons ATGTCAGATGAAAACAGCTCACTAATATACTCTTTGGCTTATACTGGTTGCTTCAGAAGGTTCAATGTTGCATCATGTGTGAG aGATAGCTCTTTGACACTGCTTGCCATCATAACATGCTTTGTCTGTGTGTTTAAG CTTTACAAGCTCCATTCTCACCGCCATTCTTTGCCAAATCAGTACATCATTTTCTACAGTGGTATTGCAGAATGCCTTCTCTG TGGGATCAACTGGTTTTACTTGGCCACTACTGCTGTGTTCCTAGTGACACAGTTTATAAAAGTTTGCCAG TTTTTGATCATCGCCAACTTTCATTGCCGTTTGGCAGCCAGAATGATGGGAATAGATGAGAAGTTTAGAAG GTTCTCCAATAAGGTTTATGGAGCTGTATTCATTTCGCTTCTGACGATAACAGTGGCAGGACTGGCTTTGATGAAAATTGAGTTTAAAGAATGTGCAG aaccaGAATGGCTTCTGTTATCAAGTcttgaaattattattgttcaggTTTTTATGGCAGCAGGGATTTTTATTACAAg AGAGCTCAACAGCGTAAGAATGTTAGCAGATGATCGAGCTGCTCAAAAGAGAGACTTATGGGG GATAATCTTCATTTTGGAACTGTCAGCATTAACCAGCCTTGTACATGAcattgttatgaaaatca CTGGACCAAAGAATCATTGCCAAGGAATCTTT CTGAAAACTAAAGCAGGATACACAGCAGTTTACATTGCTGTAAAT ATAATACGATGGCTTCTTCCACTGTGGTCCATGGCAGCAATATTTGACACTGAAAACAATCGCCCAACCCAGTATGACTACATTCCTCCAGTTTTTGCAGTGAACGATAATTCTGGG aACTTTACGTCAGAGTTCCGTCCACGGAGGGACAGCTTccattacaaacatttgcacgATGACATTGGCGGGGCTGGGCGACCCTTACTTCCACCTTTGAGTTCTCCATCCAAGTCTCTGTCAAGTATGGGTTCATCTTATGGCTCCACAATGCCACAGGGTTCTAGAAGCTTGTCTGACAGATACCCACCAATAGCATAA